A single genomic interval of Camelina sativa cultivar DH55 chromosome 11, Cs, whole genome shotgun sequence harbors:
- the LOC104724976 gene encoding uncharacterized protein LOC104724976, whose translation MRNTISSKMSQVLIMLLLLCTVLCRTESALPSVHQSVLLTGRRMMGYYKQNEGLVRPSQSQQGGGRDTADDPNVDYGKY comes from the exons ATGAGAAAcacaatatcttcaaaaatGAGTCAAGTGCTAATTatgcttcttctcctttgcaCCGTCCTTTGCCGTACCGAGTCAGCTCTTCCTTCTGTTCACCAATCAGTCCTACTAACCG GTAGGAGAATGATGGGTTATTATAAACAGAATGAGGGGCTAGTAAGACCATCGCAGAGCCAACAAGGTGGTGGACGTGATACTGCTGATGATCCTAACGTTGATTACggcaaatattaa